A window of the Polaribacter sp. HaHaR_3_91 genome harbors these coding sequences:
- a CDS encoding sulfatase-like hydrolase/transferase translates to MKTLKFLFILVLAISCKSHASIKKQDTIVKNTAPNIVYILADDMGYGDLSSLNSESGIQTPHMDKILKEGVHFTDAHTNSSVCTPTRYGIITGRYAWRSSLKKGVLNGYKPALIEESRPTVASYLKSNGYTTACIGKWHIGLGLQPKDGDKSIKAKDGLSNVDFSKRIKDPSYLGFDYSYIIPASLDIPPYLYIENGKAVELPTEYTTEKRKGRGLSWRPGEKAPSFVFDQVLDNFTKKSVSFIDDQKKTDSPFFLYFALTAPHTPWLPVGDAVGKSKAGDYGDYVTMVDDAVGAVVTALEKSGQLENTLIIVTSDNGSNWTERDKEKFAHRANYIYKGQKADIYEGGHRVPYIAKWPGVIPAGLESNQLMCTTDLFATLSGILNQPKVEKGADDSYNMWPAYTSNVKTPIREAVVHHSMYGMFSIRKGKWKYTPELGSGGFTKPKNVEAKPNEATGTLYDIINDPEEKNNLYKENPKVVAELSSLLEKYQKQGYSNK, encoded by the coding sequence ATGAAAACATTAAAATTTCTTTTCATATTAGTTTTAGCAATCTCTTGTAAGTCTCATGCTTCAATCAAAAAACAAGATACTATTGTTAAAAACACCGCTCCTAATATTGTTTATATTTTAGCAGATGATATGGGGTATGGAGACCTTTCCTCTTTAAATTCAGAGTCAGGAATTCAAACACCTCATATGGATAAAATATTAAAAGAGGGCGTTCATTTTACAGATGCGCATACAAATTCTTCGGTTTGTACACCAACTAGATATGGAATAATTACAGGACGTTATGCTTGGAGAAGCTCCTTAAAAAAAGGGGTTTTAAATGGTTATAAACCAGCTTTAATTGAAGAAAGTAGACCCACTGTTGCCTCTTATCTTAAAAGCAATGGTTATACAACCGCTTGTATTGGAAAATGGCATATCGGTTTAGGTCTACAACCAAAAGATGGAGACAAATCTATAAAAGCTAAAGATGGATTGAGTAATGTAGATTTTTCGAAAAGAATAAAAGATCCAAGTTATTTAGGGTTTGATTATTCATACATTATTCCTGCTTCTTTAGACATCCCTCCTTATCTTTATATCGAAAATGGAAAAGCTGTAGAATTACCTACAGAATATACAACAGAGAAAAGAAAAGGTAGAGGTCTTAGTTGGAGACCAGGAGAAAAAGCACCTAGTTTTGTTTTTGATCAAGTATTAGATAATTTTACAAAAAAATCGGTTTCTTTTATTGATGATCAAAAAAAAACAGATTCACCTTTCTTTCTTTATTTTGCGTTAACAGCACCTCATACTCCTTGGTTGCCGGTAGGTGATGCTGTTGGTAAATCTAAAGCAGGAGATTATGGTGATTATGTTACTATGGTAGATGATGCTGTAGGTGCAGTTGTTACTGCGTTAGAAAAATCTGGTCAATTAGAAAATACATTAATTATTGTTACTTCTGATAACGGATCTAATTGGACAGAAAGAGATAAAGAAAAATTTGCTCATCGTGCAAATTATATTTACAAAGGTCAAAAAGCAGATATTTATGAAGGCGGTCATAGAGTGCCTTATATTGCAAAATGGCCAGGTGTAATTCCTGCAGGATTGGAATCTAATCAATTAATGTGTACAACCGATTTATTTGCAACTTTATCAGGTATTTTAAATCAACCAAAAGTAGAAAAAGGCGCTGATGATAGTTACAACATGTGGCCTGCTTATACTTCTAATGTAAAAACACCCATTAGAGAGGCTGTAGTACATCATTCTATGTACGGTATGTTTTCTATCAGAAAAGGAAAATGGAAATATACTCCAGAATTAGGTTCAGGTGGTTTTACAAAACCAAAAAATGTAGAAGCAAAACCCAATGAAGCTACAGGAACTTTATATGATATAATTAATGATCCAGAAGAAAAAAACAATTTGTATAAAGAAAATCCAAAAGTAGTTGCAGAATTAAGTAGTCTTTTAGAAAAGTATCAAAAACAAGGGTATAGTAATAAATAG
- a CDS encoding arylsulfatase has protein sequence MNKFSFFNVKLVFLVTLVSVLSSCAQNKSAIAQNKSNKPNIVFILCDDLGYGEIQSLAPETSKIKTPHVDKLTQEGMVFTDAHSGSSVCTPTRYGIMTGRYSWRTKLQSGVVSGFAPDLIKEDRPTVANFLGNQGYNTAIIGKWHLNFQYVDSISKEIIRKKGRNLPPVGATIPDGPINRGFDYYHGFHHAGSMKAVLENNKVILHEDEINMLPRLTAKSVEYINNQAKNKDGKPFFLYVPLGSPHTPIVPSIEWQGKSGLGNYADFVMQTDATVGAITKALKDNGLSENTLVIFSSDNGTSKAANIKGLAKKGHIVSAGYRGSKSDLWDGGHRVPFIVRWPGQVEAGSVNNDLICLTDMFATFSEITDVAMPSKSGEDSVSFLPALNGEAINSTRDGVIHHSISGHFGYRQGKWKLLLSRGSGGWSSPQEDDTTLDNMPIAQLYDMENDAAETTNLYLERPEIAEKLLQLLENDIKNGRSTTGEFSQNDIDNIILWKKRTVSRSKKAKNKKKKAKK, from the coding sequence ATGAATAAATTTAGTTTTTTTAATGTAAAATTAGTTTTTTTAGTAACGTTGGTATCTGTTTTGTCCTCATGTGCACAAAATAAATCAGCAATTGCACAAAACAAATCAAATAAACCAAACATCGTATTTATATTATGTGATGATTTAGGTTATGGAGAAATACAAAGTTTAGCTCCAGAAACAAGTAAAATTAAAACACCTCATGTTGATAAACTAACCCAAGAAGGGATGGTTTTTACGGATGCTCACTCAGGGTCTTCTGTTTGTACACCTACACGTTATGGAATTATGACAGGGCGTTATAGCTGGCGTACAAAATTGCAGAGTGGAGTGGTATCTGGTTTTGCTCCAGATTTAATTAAAGAAGATCGTCCAACGGTTGCAAATTTTCTTGGTAATCAAGGTTATAACACTGCAATCATAGGTAAATGGCATTTAAACTTTCAATATGTAGATTCTATTTCGAAAGAAATAATAAGAAAAAAAGGAAGAAACTTACCACCTGTGGGTGCTACAATACCAGATGGACCTATTAATAGAGGATTTGATTATTATCATGGTTTTCATCATGCAGGTAGTATGAAAGCAGTTCTAGAAAACAACAAAGTAATTCTTCATGAAGATGAAATTAATATGCTGCCTCGTTTAACAGCAAAATCTGTAGAATACATTAATAATCAAGCAAAAAATAAAGATGGAAAACCATTTTTTCTATATGTACCTTTAGGTTCGCCACACACGCCAATTGTACCTTCAATAGAATGGCAAGGTAAAAGTGGACTTGGGAATTATGCAGATTTTGTAATGCAAACAGATGCAACAGTAGGCGCTATTACAAAAGCACTAAAAGATAATGGATTGTCTGAAAATACATTGGTAATTTTTAGTAGTGATAATGGTACTTCTAAAGCAGCAAATATAAAAGGACTTGCTAAAAAAGGACATATAGTAAGTGCGGGATATCGTGGTTCAAAATCTGATTTATGGGATGGTGGACATCGTGTGCCTTTTATTGTAAGATGGCCTGGACAAGTAGAAGCCGGTTCTGTAAATAATGATTTAATCTGTTTAACAGATATGTTTGCTACATTTTCGGAGATAACAGATGTTGCTATGCCGAGCAAAAGTGGAGAAGATAGTGTAAGTTTTTTACCAGCACTAAATGGAGAAGCTATCAATAGCACGAGAGATGGTGTAATCCATCATTCAATTTCTGGACATTTTGGGTATAGACAAGGAAAATGGAAATTGTTATTATCTAGAGGGTCAGGGGGGTGGAGTTCACCACAAGAAGATGATACTACATTAGATAATATGCCTATTGCTCAGTTATATGATATGGAAAACGATGCAGCCGAAACAACTAACTTATATTTAGAGCGTCCAGAAATTGCTGAAAAGCTATTACAGCTTTTAGAAAATGATATTAAAAATGGAAGAAGTACAACGGGGGAGTTTTCTCAAAATGATATTGATAATATAATTTTATGGAAAAAAAGAACTGTTAGTAGGAGTAAGAAAGCAAAAAATAAAAAGAAGAAGGCTAAAAAATAA
- a CDS encoding alpha/beta hydrolase fold domain-containing protein, whose translation MTQSRKFNFSLVILCITFPFLKGIAQTEDQSNGAYREVYINKTWERLDENKDGKFTEEDNKRIWKHLNKLLDSNEDALISFEEFSTKKQVPYLKTEGKRKLNVLYKVTKEEDLYLDIYYPKTLKEGEKLPVVIYTHGGGWAAGSRHGAANASFKTVHTALLEKGFCVVSVSYRLWKNGGNTTMRDCVIDSKDAMRYLSKHNKELGIDANRFFSFGDSAGGQIAQMLLLSAPESLKGAKSLEKYTYKMVAGVSWYGPCDFEDISLFNHDDSPNFKDRFGARITKPDTKPKDKLLLYKEMSPINYLHKNSAPLLMIQGDKDTTIPVKHAYYMAEKANEFGAPVTTLIVKNAGHNWRKVGADINPNRGNIEQSTIDYFVSHL comes from the coding sequence ATGACACAATCTAGAAAATTTAATTTTTCATTAGTAATTCTATGTATCACATTTCCTTTTTTAAAAGGAATTGCGCAAACAGAAGATCAATCTAACGGAGCGTATCGCGAAGTTTACATTAACAAAACTTGGGAAAGGTTAGATGAAAACAAAGACGGTAAATTTACGGAGGAGGATAACAAACGCATCTGGAAACATTTAAATAAATTATTAGACAGTAACGAAGATGCCCTAATTAGCTTTGAAGAATTTTCGACTAAAAAGCAAGTTCCGTATTTGAAGACAGAGGGAAAAAGAAAGTTAAATGTTCTGTACAAAGTTACCAAAGAAGAGGATTTATATTTAGATATTTATTATCCTAAAACGTTAAAAGAAGGAGAGAAATTACCTGTAGTGATATACACACATGGAGGTGGATGGGCAGCAGGCAGCAGACACGGAGCAGCGAATGCTTCTTTTAAAACCGTACATACAGCACTTTTAGAAAAAGGATTTTGTGTGGTTTCTGTAAGTTATAGACTTTGGAAAAATGGCGGAAATACTACCATGAGAGATTGTGTAATAGATAGTAAAGATGCTATGCGTTATTTGTCTAAACATAACAAAGAACTAGGAATTGATGCCAATCGTTTTTTCTCATTTGGAGATTCTGCAGGTGGTCAAATAGCACAAATGTTATTACTAAGTGCTCCTGAAAGTTTAAAAGGAGCAAAATCATTAGAAAAATATACTTATAAAATGGTTGCAGGAGTTTCTTGGTATGGGCCTTGCGATTTTGAAGATATTAGTTTATTCAATCATGATGATAGCCCAAATTTTAAAGATAGATTTGGTGCAAGAATAACAAAACCAGATACCAAACCGAAAGACAAATTATTGCTCTATAAGGAAATGAGTCCGATTAATTATTTACATAAAAACAGTGCTCCGTTATTAATGATTCAAGGAGACAAAGACACTACCATTCCAGTAAAACACGCTTATTATATGGCAGAAAAAGCGAATGAGTTTGGAGCACCTGTAACCACATTAATTGTGAAAAATGCAGGACATAATTGGCGAAAAGTTGGTGCGGATATTAATCCTAATAGAGGAAATATTGAACAAAGTACTATTGATTATTTTGTTTCTCATTTATAA
- a CDS encoding T9SS type A sorting domain-containing protein, protein MSKLKILLLSPFFLLLGNKTHAQHLWFENETETENITFSRTVDGTFTTAETNPDVSGVNTNTKSSKFVRDANVTRGFTYFELFTPLTTASKYTVTLKAYINVATSDLSSEPNRLRIYLRNTTTGDFKQVTKTFTIGQAWEDFSFVFDKADFTTEGLGSGGYNQLDIGFGNGQESTSTINYYIDQIHGSIPQVPLEEVLKGSWGGRFYVRAGEDLDDYVDNRSYDYIAGAQEIADSYPTMGHVLTNATNNANAQLWTLRTNPNVDEVMGAENSIVDEEFVPSLAKEQIIIDVIDIFKNSGKKVILYVNTQSPANRATAAGAVAWNNYVDTYFAGDGHAAWMNYCEGYIKRFTEIGVDGYWFDSFGSYNINNSLGGADIASTTEQKAEFVEMIRNAAPNATITTNIDKDSFVDENGDLILVDTDGIDETVGVDGTGDDPNRDYTIIKMTATNPWSDFTAGHITPLGQGAPPNSWAYEEFTVPDIESSPISIYENEKQTLKHLFLPLRATWSSERSDLMFDNEQAYRFAKRITDAGGSVTFSNTTSTDGTTSEDEVEILTFMDQQFAINADATVYERPEGAFLVGEEVLSTVTNVLEDFSLKVFPNPVKDVFKLSKEFNSLTIYAITGEKILQFSGNKESFDVSNLNSGFYIIKAYVNNNLEVIRFLKR, encoded by the coding sequence ATGTCAAAACTAAAGATTTTATTACTGTCACCATTTTTCCTTTTGTTAGGAAACAAAACTCATGCGCAACATCTTTGGTTTGAAAATGAAACAGAAACGGAAAATATAACATTTTCTAGAACAGTAGATGGTACTTTTACTACAGCTGAAACAAATCCAGATGTTAGTGGAGTAAATACAAATACAAAAAGTTCTAAGTTTGTTAGAGATGCAAATGTTACTAGAGGATTTACCTATTTTGAGTTGTTTACCCCGCTAACAACTGCTTCAAAATATACAGTAACTTTAAAAGCTTACATAAATGTTGCCACTTCAGATTTATCGTCTGAACCAAATCGTTTACGTATCTATTTACGAAATACCACTACTGGAGATTTTAAACAGGTAACAAAAACATTTACAATAGGTCAAGCATGGGAAGATTTCTCTTTTGTTTTTGATAAAGCTGATTTCACAACAGAAGGTTTAGGAAGCGGAGGGTATAATCAATTAGATATTGGTTTTGGAAACGGACAAGAATCAACATCTACAATAAATTATTATATAGATCAAATTCACGGATCCATACCACAAGTACCCCTTGAAGAAGTTCTTAAAGGTTCTTGGGGAGGTCGTTTTTACGTAAGAGCAGGTGAAGATTTAGATGACTATGTTGATAATAGAAGTTATGATTATATTGCAGGAGCGCAAGAAATTGCAGACAGTTATCCTACAATGGGGCATGTACTAACCAATGCTACCAATAATGCAAATGCACAATTATGGACTTTAAGAACAAATCCTAATGTAGATGAGGTTATGGGAGCCGAAAATTCTATTGTAGATGAAGAATTTGTGCCTAGTCTAGCCAAAGAGCAAATTATTATTGATGTTATTGATATCTTTAAAAATTCAGGTAAAAAAGTTATTTTATATGTAAATACGCAAAGTCCAGCAAATAGAGCGACAGCAGCAGGAGCAGTAGCTTGGAATAATTATGTAGATACATATTTTGCTGGTGATGGTCATGCAGCATGGATGAACTATTGTGAAGGTTATATAAAACGTTTTACAGAAATAGGAGTTGATGGATATTGGTTTGATTCATTTGGAAGTTATAATATTAATAATAGTCTTGGAGGTGCTGATATTGCGAGTACTACTGAACAAAAAGCTGAATTTGTAGAAATGATTCGTAATGCCGCCCCTAATGCTACCATAACAACCAATATTGATAAGGATTCTTTTGTTGATGAAAACGGAGATTTAATATTGGTAGATACTGATGGAATTGATGAAACGGTAGGTGTTGATGGAACTGGTGATGATCCTAATAGAGACTATACTATTATAAAGATGACAGCAACAAACCCATGGTCAGATTTTACAGCAGGACATATTACGCCGTTAGGGCAAGGAGCTCCGCCTAATTCTTGGGCTTATGAGGAGTTTACAGTACCAGATATTGAATCATCTCCAATATCTATATATGAAAATGAAAAACAAACATTAAAACATTTGTTTTTACCGCTAAGAGCCACTTGGTCTAGCGAAAGATCAGATTTAATGTTTGATAATGAACAAGCGTATCGTTTTGCGAAAAGAATTACAGATGCAGGAGGATCCGTTACATTTTCAAATACAACATCTACAGATGGTACTACCTCAGAAGATGAAGTAGAAATATTAACATTTATGGATCAACAATTTGCTATTAATGCAGATGCAACTGTTTATGAACGTCCGGAAGGGGCATTTCTTGTTGGAGAAGAAGTTCTTTCTACAGTGACTAACGTGCTTGAGGATTTTTCTCTTAAAGTATTTCCGAATCCAGTAAAAGATGTTTTTAAATTATCTAAAGAATTCAATTCTCTTACTATCTATGCAATTACAGGTGAAAAAATATTACAATTTTCAGGAAATAAAGAAAGTTTTGATGTTTCAAACTTAAATTCTGGATTCTACATAATCAAGGCATATGTAAATAATAATTTAGAAGTAATTAGATTCCTTAAAAGATAA
- a CDS encoding arylsulfatase, whose amino-acid sequence MKSILTQIFQIRFLLLTVLLITTNCASSQTSKKEDQKKPNIIYILADDLGIGDVSLYNEKSKIQTPNLDKMGKEGMQFTDAHTSSAVCTPTRYGILTGRYNWRTPLKEFVTWGNSPSLIKKERLTVAQLLKDNGYKTASIGKWHLGLNWSMKNDSPEFDHFSDKSERLNFKNIDYSKPLKFGPNDMGFDYSYMISASLNMPPFVYIENNKATMIPTKITERSRKKYPFSSWIKGDVADDFKHEEVLPNVVNKSISFIKENANKEKPFFMYIPLPSPHNPVLPIAPWKGQSEIGSPYADFVIMIDDLMGTIFKTLKEQGIDENTIVIFTSDNGYATTNDLKTLKQQKHSPSYIYSGYKGSFLEGGHRVPFLVKWPGKIKPNSVSDATICTTDFMATCADIINYDFKDNEAEDSYSMLPLLTNEGDYLRDATIHHDKYGVFAIRKGDWKLIVSPNSGISASGETKKHKDILADEILYNLKTDIKERNNVAGQFPEKVKELKELLSQQIRNGRSTPGKKQDNDAITGEWPQANFAFKK is encoded by the coding sequence ATGAAAAGTATATTGACTCAAATTTTTCAAATACGATTTCTACTTTTAACAGTATTACTAATTACTACAAATTGTGCTAGTAGCCAGACATCAAAAAAGGAAGATCAAAAAAAACCAAACATTATCTACATTTTAGCTGATGATTTAGGTATTGGTGATGTTAGCCTTTATAATGAAAAAAGTAAAATACAAACGCCCAATTTAGATAAAATGGGTAAAGAAGGTATGCAATTTACAGATGCACATACCTCTTCTGCTGTGTGTACGCCAACCAGATATGGTATTTTAACAGGACGATACAATTGGCGAACACCTTTAAAAGAATTTGTAACTTGGGGAAACTCACCATCTTTAATAAAGAAAGAACGATTAACAGTTGCTCAATTACTAAAAGATAATGGCTATAAAACAGCAAGTATAGGAAAATGGCATTTAGGTTTAAATTGGTCTATGAAAAATGACAGTCCAGAGTTTGATCATTTTTCAGACAAATCTGAGCGTTTAAATTTCAAAAATATTGATTATAGTAAACCTTTAAAATTTGGACCTAATGATATGGGATTTGATTATTCTTATATGATTTCAGCCTCCTTGAACATGCCTCCTTTTGTGTATATAGAAAACAATAAGGCAACCATGATTCCTACAAAAATAACAGAGAGAAGCAGAAAAAAATATCCTTTTAGCAGTTGGATAAAAGGAGATGTTGCTGATGATTTTAAACATGAAGAAGTACTTCCCAACGTTGTAAATAAATCAATTTCATTTATTAAAGAGAATGCCAATAAAGAAAAACCTTTTTTTATGTACATTCCATTGCCTTCTCCACATAATCCTGTGTTACCAATTGCTCCTTGGAAAGGACAAAGTGAAATTGGCAGTCCTTATGCAGATTTTGTAATTATGATTGATGATTTAATGGGTACTATCTTTAAAACATTAAAAGAACAAGGAATAGACGAAAATACAATAGTCATTTTTACAAGTGATAATGGTTATGCTACCACCAATGATTTAAAAACTTTAAAACAGCAAAAACACAGTCCTAGTTATATTTACAGCGGTTACAAAGGAAGCTTTTTAGAAGGTGGTCATAGAGTTCCGTTTTTAGTAAAATGGCCAGGAAAAATTAAACCCAACTCGGTTTCTGATGCAACCATTTGTACTACAGATTTTATGGCAACTTGTGCAGATATTATTAACTATGATTTTAAAGATAATGAAGCAGAAGATAGCTACAGTATGTTGCCTTTATTAACCAATGAAGGAGATTACCTAAGAGATGCAACCATACATCATGATAAATATGGCGTTTTTGCCATCAGAAAAGGGGATTGGAAATTAATTGTATCGCCAAATTCTGGAATTTCGGCTTCAGGTGAAACTAAAAAACATAAAGATATTTTAGCAGATGAGATTCTGTATAATTTAAAAACAGATATCAAAGAAAGAAATAACGTTGCAGGTCAATTCCCTGAAAAGGTAAAAGAATTAAAAGAGCTATTAAGCCAACAAATTAGAAACGGAAGAAGTACTCCCGGAAAAAAACAAGATAACGATGCTATTACAGGGGAGTGGCCTCAAGCAAATTTTGCATTTAAAAAATAA
- a CDS encoding chitobiase/beta-hexosaminidase C-terminal domain-containing protein, translated as MIINRNLLTILLVLLMLSNSFAKDIYVSPKGNDANSGTINSPYLSFKKALLEVKKYASKETVTVWFSAGEYYIDETLTLGSEYSGTTEKPVVFSAIPGEKVVVKGSRQLASLKWKKHKGGIYKTQVPSGLSMDQLFVNDVRQVRARFPNYDYENPLRDGKGYLQVTGGTDKRYDKWFSYDPETFSDKTWSNPETGIVHGFQSHNWGNMQYRLKSINKEESRIYLNEGGWQLQRTHGIGGKKSHASYYFVENIFEELDVPGEWFLDNKTSTLYYYPMQGVKLSDVKIEVPVIKDMIQLKGTKESPVKNIQFKGFKFTQTNYTFMEAYEPVARGDWAIHRGGTIFMEGTENLLIEDCNFEYVGGNGVFMSAYNRNNKVSGCRFVHTGESAVCFVGSPEAVRFYQTWDDRLMDGKNWNHMRENMDLEAGPKTPDYPKECTVENSIMHDFGDVGKQVAGVYISMSHKITASHNTIYNCPRAGICINDGTWGGHLIEFNDIWETVRETGEHGPFNSWGRERQWKGGRGTNEHFIKELTRLDAIDNTILRNNRIANYRKSISAGNWTIDLDDGSSYYEIYNNLNLGSTIKLRDGMGRKVYNNITVSAVPSGWHVWPEYSEDEIYKNIFVIAGTLPGKNVPTKNFIRGVGLSKKVKWSENYDNNTYWNVNYPDNFEMSPNQNMEAWNKEGYDLNAVSANPNFVDPINGNYQVKENSPALKAGFKNFPMDQFGHTMTRILPFGGDFENETIVSLKADIRAGKKSNIYYTTDGSEPTMSSIKYTDPFKINESTLLSARTFDSNGIPVGFTNEVEFTKVKKVTYPSWLATLLTGKYAEETVAEGKTTKIKKALQKEVNGALLINIADDPDLIDATGGYNFGCYIESLNPKKGKMWLDAGLNKDWVIQKLNKHKISNIAHLQKFLKEYSGQTVKITAVRDYGSKVFEVTIP; from the coding sequence ATGATAATAAACAGAAATTTATTAACAATCCTTCTAGTTCTGTTAATGCTTAGCAATTCTTTTGCGAAAGATATTTATGTATCTCCCAAAGGAAATGATGCGAATTCAGGCACAATAAACAGTCCTTATTTAAGCTTTAAAAAAGCCTTACTGGAAGTAAAAAAATATGCGAGCAAAGAAACTGTAACCGTATGGTTTTCTGCAGGGGAATATTATATTGATGAAACGCTAACCTTGGGTAGCGAATATTCAGGAACAACAGAAAAACCAGTTGTATTTTCTGCAATTCCAGGAGAAAAGGTTGTTGTAAAAGGTTCTCGTCAATTAGCATCTTTAAAATGGAAAAAACACAAAGGAGGTATTTATAAAACTCAAGTTCCAAGTGGATTGTCTATGGATCAATTATTTGTTAATGATGTCCGTCAAGTAAGAGCACGTTTTCCTAATTATGATTATGAGAATCCACTTCGTGACGGGAAAGGATACCTGCAAGTAACAGGAGGTACAGACAAACGATATGACAAATGGTTTTCCTACGATCCTGAAACTTTTTCGGATAAAACATGGAGCAATCCAGAAACAGGAATTGTGCATGGTTTCCAAAGTCATAACTGGGGAAATATGCAGTACAGACTTAAATCAATCAATAAAGAAGAAAGTAGAATATACCTTAACGAAGGTGGTTGGCAACTACAGAGAACACATGGTATTGGAGGAAAAAAAAGTCATGCGTCTTATTATTTTGTTGAAAATATTTTTGAGGAACTAGATGTTCCTGGGGAATGGTTTTTAGACAACAAAACTAGTACGCTTTACTATTATCCGATGCAAGGCGTGAAATTAAGTGACGTTAAAATTGAAGTTCCTGTTATAAAAGATATGATTCAGTTGAAGGGCACTAAAGAATCACCTGTAAAAAACATTCAGTTTAAAGGATTCAAATTTACACAAACCAATTATACGTTTATGGAGGCTTATGAGCCAGTTGCTCGTGGCGATTGGGCTATTCACAGAGGTGGTACCATTTTTATGGAAGGTACAGAAAACCTGTTAATTGAAGACTGTAATTTTGAGTATGTAGGAGGAAATGGTGTATTTATGAGTGCTTACAATCGTAACAATAAAGTAAGCGGTTGTCGATTTGTACATACTGGAGAAAGTGCCGTATGTTTTGTTGGTTCTCCCGAAGCAGTTCGTTTTTATCAAACTTGGGATGACAGATTAATGGATGGAAAGAATTGGAATCACATGCGTGAAAACATGGATTTAGAAGCAGGACCTAAAACACCTGATTATCCAAAAGAATGTACTGTTGAAAATAGTATCATGCACGATTTTGGTGATGTTGGTAAACAAGTGGCAGGCGTTTATATTTCTATGAGTCATAAAATTACAGCGTCTCACAATACCATTTATAACTGTCCACGTGCAGGAATATGTATTAACGATGGTACTTGGGGAGGACACCTTATTGAATTTAATGATATTTGGGAAACCGTTAGAGAAACAGGAGAACATGGACCTTTTAATTCTTGGGGACGAGAAAGACAATGGAAAGGTGGTAGAGGAACGAATGAGCATTTTATAAAGGAATTAACAAGATTGGATGCTATTGATAACACTATTTTACGAAATAACAGAATAGCCAATTATAGAAAATCTATTAGTGCAGGAAACTGGACGATTGATTTAGATGATGGCTCTAGTTATTACGAAATCTATAATAATCTAAACTTAGGTTCTACCATTAAACTTAGAGATGGTATGGGCCGTAAGGTGTACAATAATATTACCGTAAGTGCAGTTCCTTCTGGATGGCATGTATGGCCAGAATATTCAGAAGACGAGATTTATAAAAACATTTTTGTGATTGCAGGAACACTACCTGGAAAAAATGTACCTACTAAAAACTTTATTCGAGGCGTAGGATTGTCTAAAAAGGTTAAATGGAGTGAAAACTATGACAATAACACGTATTGGAACGTTAATTATCCTGATAATTTTGAGATGTCACCAAATCAGAACATGGAAGCTTGGAATAAGGAAGGTTATGATCTAAATGCTGTTTCAGCAAATCCAAATTTTGTAGATCCGATTAATGGAAATTATCAAGTTAAAGAGAATTCTCCAGCATTAAAGGCAGGGTTTAAAAACTTCCCAATGGATCAGTTCGGTCATACAATGACTCGTATATTACCTTTTGGAGGTGATTTTGAAAACGAAACTATTGTAAGCTTAAAGGCCGATATTAGAGCAGGAAAAAAATCTAATATTTATTATACTACGGATGGATCAGAACCAACAATGAGTTCAATAAAATATACAGATCCATTTAAAATTAATGAATCAACGTTGTTGAGCGCTAGAACCTTTGATTCTAATGGAATTCCTGTTGGTTTTACAAACGAAGTTGAATTTACAAAAGTTAAAAAAGTTACCTACCCTAGTTGGTTAGCTACTTTACTTACGGGTAAGTATGCAGAAGAAACTGTTGCTGAAGGAAAGACTACAAAAATTAAAAAAGCACTTCAAAAAGAAGTGAATGGCGCTTTGTTAATTAACATTGCAGATGATCCTGATTTAATAGATGCTACTGGTGGATATAATTTTGGTTGTTATATTGAGTCTTTGAATCCTAAAAAAGGAAAAATGTGGTTAGATGCCGGATTGAACAAAGATTGGGTGATTCAAAAATTAAACAAACATAAAATTTCAAATATTGCACATTTACAAAAGTTCCTAAAAGAGTATTCTGGACAAACCGTAAAGATTACAGCAGTAAGAGATTATGGTTCTAAAGTTTTTGAGGTAACCATTCCTTAA